The following coding sequences are from one Coffea arabica cultivar ET-39 chromosome 11e, Coffea Arabica ET-39 HiFi, whole genome shotgun sequence window:
- the LOC113719051 gene encoding ATP-dependent DNA helicase Q-like 5 isoform X3 → MDSDSDGSHISATPPRDSPPPSPPPASARPALLLSSAKSRTKFKAAAISKSTSRPILKPKPSSKCSKSAINPDPKPPLEGNPTKISLPPPDLSSLPFHHIHRSGSINGSSSFSSNCNHSVPTLLPVGRLISKFASFSKTRKENLKFEPLESNPTEPLLTTPKPKAELGDDNVVRQETGNEGFNASKVVKKHPNCIESGVSSASNASISSATRVKFKSEGNFVKLNINGYGRKKFKFKGKHRNLGSSSLGRQRFSRRRKRKFGVENKGEGEVGGLCDEDDHVLEIKRVQKISSFDIGTIEEAVMRVRDEASDENLLRLLKLSHGYDSFRNGQLEAIKMVLSKKSTMLILPTGSGKSLCYQVPALVLPGVTLVVSPLVALMIDQLKHLPPTIPGALLCSSQTPEEASEALKLLKNQTIKVLFVSPERLLNVEFTSIFSGISLISLVVIDEAHCISEWSHNFRPSYMRLRGSMLRAKLHADCVLAMTATATSKTLHNVMHALEIPATNLIQAVKMRENLQLSLSQTGNRMKDLMTLLKSSPYVEIKSIIIYCKFQSEADLISRYLCDNNISAKSYHSSIPAEDRRRIQEIFCLNKIRVVVATVAFGMGLDKRDIGAVIHYSLPESLEEYVQEIGRAGRDGRLSYCHLFFDEATYFKMRSLMYSDGVDEYAVKKFLCQIFSNTNSSGKICSIIKESASRKFDIKEEVMLTILTQLELDDLQYLNLLPQIKVTCTLNFHQTSPSLLANKDIVIAAILKKSELKDGQYVFDIPSTANSIRWQATDLSNHLKSLKLKGEITYELKDQAFCYRIVDVPNDVCSLAANITKWLSDVEIYKVRKLDAMFNAAVFAVKQCNKVDGCNDHQHTPCLQRKIFEYFNSNDDDIPNIMAESSRFLRADIKVFLQSHSQAKFTPRAVARIMHGLASPAFPSATWLRTHFWGRYTQVDFKVVMEAARAELMKFVSPSVV, encoded by the exons ATGGACTCCGATTCCGATGGCTCTCACATTTCCGCAACGCCACCACGTGATTCACCACCGCCCTCTCCGCCTCCAGCATCAGCAAGACCCGCTCTTCTTCTTTCCTCCGCCAAATCAAGAACTAAATTTAAAGCCGCCGCCATTTCCAAGTCCACTTCACGCCCCATCCTGAAACCAAAACCCTCTAGCAAATGCTCTAAGTCAGCTATAAATCCTGATCCGAAACCACCCCTTGAAGGAAACCCAACTAAAATTTCACTTCCCCCACCTGACCTCTCCAGTTTACCCTTCCATCATATCCACCGCTCTGGCTCAATTAATGGAAGCTCCTCATTTTCCTCCAATTGCAACCATTCAGTCCCAACCCTTTTGCCTGTTGGGCGTCTGATATCCAAGTTTGCATCTTTCTCGAAAACCCGGaaagaaaatctgaaatttgagcCCCTTGAATCTAATCCCACTGAACCTTTACTAACAACCCCAAAGCCGAAGGCAGAGTTAGGGGATGACAATGTGGTCCGACAAGAAACTGGAAATGAAGGATTTAATGCGTCCAAAGTGGTGAAGAAACATCCTAATTGCATTGAAAGTGGCGTGTCTTCTGCTTCTAACGCTTCTATATCGTCAGCGACAAGGGTTAAATTTAAAAGTGAAGGTAACTTTGTGAAACTGAATATTAATGGTTATGGAAGGaaaaagttcaaattcaaggGGAAGCACAGGAATCTTGGAAGTTCATCACTTGGGCGTCAAAGATTTTCCAGAAGACGTAAGAGGAAATTTGGAGTTGAAAATAAAGGAGAAGGAGAAGTGGGCGGATTATGTGATGAAGATGATCATGTTTTGGAGATTAAACGCGTGCAGAAAATATCTAGTTTTGATATCGGTACAATTGAAGAGGCTGTGATGAGGGTACGAGATGAGGCATCAGATGAGAATTTACTAAGGTTATTGAAATTAAGTCATGGCTATGATTCATTCAGGAATGGGCAATTGGAGGCTATTAAGATGGTGCTTTCTAAGAAATCAACCATGTTAATTTTACCAACTGGCTCTGGGAAGTCTTTGTGTTATCAGGTGCCAGCGTTAGTTTTGCCAGGAGTTACCCTTGTCGTTAGTCCATTAGTCGCTTTGATGATTGATCAGCTCAAACACCTACCTCCTACTATTCCTGGTGCTCTCCTGTGTAGCAGTCAG acACCAGAAGAGGCTTCCGAGGCACTTAAGTTATTAAAGAACCAAACAATAAAG GTACTCTTTGTTTCACCAGAGAGGCTTTTAAATGTCGAATTCACATCCATATTTTCTGGCATTTCTTTAATATCACTTGTtgtgattgatgaagcccactGTATATCGGAATG GTCACACAATTTCCGGCCTTCCTACATGAGGCTAAGGGGATCAATGTTGCGTGCTAAGCTTCATGCTGATTGCGTTCTTGCAATGACTGCAACTGCAACATCTAAAACGTTGCATAATGTGATGCATGCTTTAGAAATTCCTGCAACAAATCTAATCCAGGCTGTCAAAATGAGGGAAAATCTGCAATTATCTCTGTCACAGACTGGAAATAG AATGAAAGATCTAATGACATTACTCAAATCTTCTCCCTATGTGGAGATAAAAAGCATAATTATTTACTGCAAATTTCAG TCTGAAGCTGACCTGATAAGCAGATATCTATGTGACAACAATATCTCAGCTAAG AGTTATCATAGCTCTATCCCTGCAGAAGATCGACGTCGTATACAGGAAATATTTTGTTTGAACAAGATAAGGGTG GTTGTTGCAACTGTGGCTTTTGGCATGGGACTTGATAAAAGGGATATTGGAGCT GTAATACATTACAGCTTACCAGAAAGCTTGGAAGAATACGTTCAG GAGATAGGCCGTGCTGGACGTGATGGAAGATTGTCGTATTGCCATCTTTTTTTTGATGAGGCTACCTACTTCAAGATGCGTAGTCTTATGTACAG TGATGGTGTAGATGAGTATGCTGTGAAGAAGTTCCTTTGTCAAATTTTCAGTAATACAAATTCATCAGGCAAAATTTGTTCAATAATCAAGGAATCTGCATCTCGGAAATTTGATATCAAAGAAGAG GTGATGCTTACAATTTTAACTCAGTTGGAATTGGATGACCTGCAATACCTGAACTTGCTTCCACAGATCAAGGTTACTTGCACTTTAAATTTCCATCAG ACTTCCCCATCTTTGCTCGCAAATAAAGATATTGTAATTGCAGCAATTTTAAAGAA GTCTGAACTGAAAGACGGGCAGTATGTGTTTGACATACCAAGTACAGCAAATAGCATCAGATGGCAGGCTACTGACTTGTCGAACCATTTGAAGAGTCTAAAG TTGAAGGGAGAGATTACATATGAATTGAAGGATCAGGCATTTTGCTATAGAATTGTGGATGTGCCGAATGATGTTTGTTCTTTGGCAGCAAATATTACAAAGTGGTTATCAGATGTTGAGATCTATAAG GTTCGGAAATTAGATGCAATGTTCAATGCTGCGGTCTTTGCAGTAAAACAGTGTAATAAAGTGGATGGATGTAATGACCATCAACATACCCCTTGCTTACAAAGGAAGATTTTCGAGTACTTCAACAGCAATGATGATGATATCCCCAATATCATGGCTGAAAGCAG CCGCTTTCTGAGAGCCGACATAAAG GTGTTTTTGCAGAGTCATTCACAGGCAAAATTTACCCCCAGAGCTGTTGCTAGGATAATGCATGGCCTCGCCAGCCCAGCCTTTCCTTCTGCAACTTGGTTAAGAACTCATTTCTG GGGAAGATACACGCAGGTAGACTTTAAAGTGGTAATGGAAGCAGCAAGAGCAGAGCTCATGAAATTTGTTTCTCCTAGTGTCGTCTAA
- the LOC113719051 gene encoding ATP-dependent DNA helicase Q-like 5 isoform X1 — protein sequence MDSDSDGSHISATPPRDSPPPSPPPASARPALLLSSAKSRTKFKAAAISKSTSRPILKPKPSSKCSKSAINPDPKPPLEGNPTKISLPPPDLSSLPFHHIHRSGSINGSSSFSSNCNHSVPTLLPVGRLISKFASFSKTRKENLKFEPLESNPTEPLLTTPKPKAELGDDNVVRQETGNEGFNASKVVKKHPNCIESGVSSASNASISSATRVKFKSEGNFVKLNINGYGRKKFKFKGKHRNLGSSSLGRQRFSRRRKRKFGVENKGEGEVGGLCDEDDHVLEIKRVQKISSFDIGTIEEAVMRVRDEASDENLLRLLKLSHGYDSFRNGQLEAIKMVLSKKSTMLILPTGSGKSLCYQVPALVLPGVTLVVSPLVALMIDQLKHLPPTIPGALLCSSQTPEEASEALKLLKNQTIKVLFVSPERLLNVEFTSIFSGISLISLVVIDEAHCISEWSHNFRPSYMRLRGSMLRAKLHADCVLAMTATATSKTLHNVMHALEIPATNLIQAVKMRENLQLSLSQTGNRMKDLMTLLKSSPYVEIKSIIIYCKFQSEADLISRYLCDNNISAKSYHSSIPAEDRRRIQEIFCLNKIRVVVATVAFGMGLDKRDIGAVIHYSLPESLEEYVQEIGRAGRDGRLSYCHLFFDEATYFKMRSLMYSDGVDEYAVKKFLCQIFSNTNSSGKICSIIKESASRKFDIKEEVMLTILTQLELDDLQYLNLLPQIKVTCTLNFHQTSPSLLANKDIVIAAILKKSELKDGQYVFDIPSTANSIRWQATDLSNHLKSLKLKGEITYELKDQAFCYRIVDVPNDVCSLAANITKWLSDVEIYKVRKLDAMFNAAVFAVKQCNKVDGCNDHQHTPCLQRKIFEYFNSNDDDIPNIMAESSRFLRADIKVFLQSHSQAKFTPRAVARIMHGLASPAFPSATWLRTHFWYLYCITNLCFKIQKKGRYTQVDFKVVMEAARAELMKFVSPSVV from the exons ATGGACTCCGATTCCGATGGCTCTCACATTTCCGCAACGCCACCACGTGATTCACCACCGCCCTCTCCGCCTCCAGCATCAGCAAGACCCGCTCTTCTTCTTTCCTCCGCCAAATCAAGAACTAAATTTAAAGCCGCCGCCATTTCCAAGTCCACTTCACGCCCCATCCTGAAACCAAAACCCTCTAGCAAATGCTCTAAGTCAGCTATAAATCCTGATCCGAAACCACCCCTTGAAGGAAACCCAACTAAAATTTCACTTCCCCCACCTGACCTCTCCAGTTTACCCTTCCATCATATCCACCGCTCTGGCTCAATTAATGGAAGCTCCTCATTTTCCTCCAATTGCAACCATTCAGTCCCAACCCTTTTGCCTGTTGGGCGTCTGATATCCAAGTTTGCATCTTTCTCGAAAACCCGGaaagaaaatctgaaatttgagcCCCTTGAATCTAATCCCACTGAACCTTTACTAACAACCCCAAAGCCGAAGGCAGAGTTAGGGGATGACAATGTGGTCCGACAAGAAACTGGAAATGAAGGATTTAATGCGTCCAAAGTGGTGAAGAAACATCCTAATTGCATTGAAAGTGGCGTGTCTTCTGCTTCTAACGCTTCTATATCGTCAGCGACAAGGGTTAAATTTAAAAGTGAAGGTAACTTTGTGAAACTGAATATTAATGGTTATGGAAGGaaaaagttcaaattcaaggGGAAGCACAGGAATCTTGGAAGTTCATCACTTGGGCGTCAAAGATTTTCCAGAAGACGTAAGAGGAAATTTGGAGTTGAAAATAAAGGAGAAGGAGAAGTGGGCGGATTATGTGATGAAGATGATCATGTTTTGGAGATTAAACGCGTGCAGAAAATATCTAGTTTTGATATCGGTACAATTGAAGAGGCTGTGATGAGGGTACGAGATGAGGCATCAGATGAGAATTTACTAAGGTTATTGAAATTAAGTCATGGCTATGATTCATTCAGGAATGGGCAATTGGAGGCTATTAAGATGGTGCTTTCTAAGAAATCAACCATGTTAATTTTACCAACTGGCTCTGGGAAGTCTTTGTGTTATCAGGTGCCAGCGTTAGTTTTGCCAGGAGTTACCCTTGTCGTTAGTCCATTAGTCGCTTTGATGATTGATCAGCTCAAACACCTACCTCCTACTATTCCTGGTGCTCTCCTGTGTAGCAGTCAG acACCAGAAGAGGCTTCCGAGGCACTTAAGTTATTAAAGAACCAAACAATAAAG GTACTCTTTGTTTCACCAGAGAGGCTTTTAAATGTCGAATTCACATCCATATTTTCTGGCATTTCTTTAATATCACTTGTtgtgattgatgaagcccactGTATATCGGAATG GTCACACAATTTCCGGCCTTCCTACATGAGGCTAAGGGGATCAATGTTGCGTGCTAAGCTTCATGCTGATTGCGTTCTTGCAATGACTGCAACTGCAACATCTAAAACGTTGCATAATGTGATGCATGCTTTAGAAATTCCTGCAACAAATCTAATCCAGGCTGTCAAAATGAGGGAAAATCTGCAATTATCTCTGTCACAGACTGGAAATAG AATGAAAGATCTAATGACATTACTCAAATCTTCTCCCTATGTGGAGATAAAAAGCATAATTATTTACTGCAAATTTCAG TCTGAAGCTGACCTGATAAGCAGATATCTATGTGACAACAATATCTCAGCTAAG AGTTATCATAGCTCTATCCCTGCAGAAGATCGACGTCGTATACAGGAAATATTTTGTTTGAACAAGATAAGGGTG GTTGTTGCAACTGTGGCTTTTGGCATGGGACTTGATAAAAGGGATATTGGAGCT GTAATACATTACAGCTTACCAGAAAGCTTGGAAGAATACGTTCAG GAGATAGGCCGTGCTGGACGTGATGGAAGATTGTCGTATTGCCATCTTTTTTTTGATGAGGCTACCTACTTCAAGATGCGTAGTCTTATGTACAG TGATGGTGTAGATGAGTATGCTGTGAAGAAGTTCCTTTGTCAAATTTTCAGTAATACAAATTCATCAGGCAAAATTTGTTCAATAATCAAGGAATCTGCATCTCGGAAATTTGATATCAAAGAAGAG GTGATGCTTACAATTTTAACTCAGTTGGAATTGGATGACCTGCAATACCTGAACTTGCTTCCACAGATCAAGGTTACTTGCACTTTAAATTTCCATCAG ACTTCCCCATCTTTGCTCGCAAATAAAGATATTGTAATTGCAGCAATTTTAAAGAA GTCTGAACTGAAAGACGGGCAGTATGTGTTTGACATACCAAGTACAGCAAATAGCATCAGATGGCAGGCTACTGACTTGTCGAACCATTTGAAGAGTCTAAAG TTGAAGGGAGAGATTACATATGAATTGAAGGATCAGGCATTTTGCTATAGAATTGTGGATGTGCCGAATGATGTTTGTTCTTTGGCAGCAAATATTACAAAGTGGTTATCAGATGTTGAGATCTATAAG GTTCGGAAATTAGATGCAATGTTCAATGCTGCGGTCTTTGCAGTAAAACAGTGTAATAAAGTGGATGGATGTAATGACCATCAACATACCCCTTGCTTACAAAGGAAGATTTTCGAGTACTTCAACAGCAATGATGATGATATCCCCAATATCATGGCTGAAAGCAG CCGCTTTCTGAGAGCCGACATAAAG GTGTTTTTGCAGAGTCATTCACAGGCAAAATTTACCCCCAGAGCTGTTGCTAGGATAATGCATGGCCTCGCCAGCCCAGCCTTTCCTTCTGCAACTTGGTTAAGAACTCATTTCTGGTATCTTTACTGCATCACCAATCTGTGCTTTAAGATTCAGAAGAA GGGAAGATACACGCAGGTAGACTTTAAAGTGGTAATGGAAGCAGCAAGAGCAGAGCTCATGAAATTTGTTTCTCCTAGTGTCGTCTAA
- the LOC113719051 gene encoding ATP-dependent DNA helicase Q-like 5 isoform X2, producing the protein MDSDSDGSHISATPPRDSPPPSPPPASARPALLLSSAKSRTKFKAAAISKSTSRPILKPKPSSKCSKSAINPDPKPPLEGNPTKISLPPPDLSSLPFHHIHRSGSINGSSSFSSNCNHSVPTLLPVGRLISKFASFSKTRKENLKFEPLESNPTEPLLTTPKPKAELGDDNVVRQETGNEGFNASKVVKKHPNCIESGVSSASNASISSATRVKFKSEGNFVKLNINGYGRKKFKFKGKHRNLGSSSLGRQRFSRRRKRKFGVENKGEGEVGGLCDEDDHVLEIKRVQKISSFDIGTIEEAVMRVRDEASDENLLRLLKLSHGYDSFRNGQLEAIKMVLSKKSTMLILPTGSGKSLCYQVPALVLPGVTLVVSPLVALMIDQLKHLPPTIPGALLCSSQTPEEASEALKLLKNQTIKVLFVSPERLLNVEFTSIFSGISLISLVVIDEAHCISEWSHNFRPSYMRLRGSMLRAKLHADCVLAMTATATSKTLHNVMHALEIPATNLIQAVKMRENLQLSLSQTGNRMKDLMTLLKSSPYVEIKSIIIYCKFQSEADLISRYLCDNNISAKSYHSSIPAEDRRRIQEIFCLNKIRVVVATVAFGMGLDKRDIGAVIHYSLPESLEEYVQEIGRAGRDGRLSYCHLFFDEATYFKMRSLMYSDGVDEYAVKKFLCQIFSNTNSSGKICSIIKESASRKFDIKEELELDDLQYLNLLPQIKVTCTLNFHQTSPSLLANKDIVIAAILKKSELKDGQYVFDIPSTANSIRWQATDLSNHLKSLKLKGEITYELKDQAFCYRIVDVPNDVCSLAANITKWLSDVEIYKVRKLDAMFNAAVFAVKQCNKVDGCNDHQHTPCLQRKIFEYFNSNDDDIPNIMAESSRFLRADIKVFLQSHSQAKFTPRAVARIMHGLASPAFPSATWLRTHFWYLYCITNLCFKIQKKGRYTQVDFKVVMEAARAELMKFVSPSVV; encoded by the exons ATGGACTCCGATTCCGATGGCTCTCACATTTCCGCAACGCCACCACGTGATTCACCACCGCCCTCTCCGCCTCCAGCATCAGCAAGACCCGCTCTTCTTCTTTCCTCCGCCAAATCAAGAACTAAATTTAAAGCCGCCGCCATTTCCAAGTCCACTTCACGCCCCATCCTGAAACCAAAACCCTCTAGCAAATGCTCTAAGTCAGCTATAAATCCTGATCCGAAACCACCCCTTGAAGGAAACCCAACTAAAATTTCACTTCCCCCACCTGACCTCTCCAGTTTACCCTTCCATCATATCCACCGCTCTGGCTCAATTAATGGAAGCTCCTCATTTTCCTCCAATTGCAACCATTCAGTCCCAACCCTTTTGCCTGTTGGGCGTCTGATATCCAAGTTTGCATCTTTCTCGAAAACCCGGaaagaaaatctgaaatttgagcCCCTTGAATCTAATCCCACTGAACCTTTACTAACAACCCCAAAGCCGAAGGCAGAGTTAGGGGATGACAATGTGGTCCGACAAGAAACTGGAAATGAAGGATTTAATGCGTCCAAAGTGGTGAAGAAACATCCTAATTGCATTGAAAGTGGCGTGTCTTCTGCTTCTAACGCTTCTATATCGTCAGCGACAAGGGTTAAATTTAAAAGTGAAGGTAACTTTGTGAAACTGAATATTAATGGTTATGGAAGGaaaaagttcaaattcaaggGGAAGCACAGGAATCTTGGAAGTTCATCACTTGGGCGTCAAAGATTTTCCAGAAGACGTAAGAGGAAATTTGGAGTTGAAAATAAAGGAGAAGGAGAAGTGGGCGGATTATGTGATGAAGATGATCATGTTTTGGAGATTAAACGCGTGCAGAAAATATCTAGTTTTGATATCGGTACAATTGAAGAGGCTGTGATGAGGGTACGAGATGAGGCATCAGATGAGAATTTACTAAGGTTATTGAAATTAAGTCATGGCTATGATTCATTCAGGAATGGGCAATTGGAGGCTATTAAGATGGTGCTTTCTAAGAAATCAACCATGTTAATTTTACCAACTGGCTCTGGGAAGTCTTTGTGTTATCAGGTGCCAGCGTTAGTTTTGCCAGGAGTTACCCTTGTCGTTAGTCCATTAGTCGCTTTGATGATTGATCAGCTCAAACACCTACCTCCTACTATTCCTGGTGCTCTCCTGTGTAGCAGTCAG acACCAGAAGAGGCTTCCGAGGCACTTAAGTTATTAAAGAACCAAACAATAAAG GTACTCTTTGTTTCACCAGAGAGGCTTTTAAATGTCGAATTCACATCCATATTTTCTGGCATTTCTTTAATATCACTTGTtgtgattgatgaagcccactGTATATCGGAATG GTCACACAATTTCCGGCCTTCCTACATGAGGCTAAGGGGATCAATGTTGCGTGCTAAGCTTCATGCTGATTGCGTTCTTGCAATGACTGCAACTGCAACATCTAAAACGTTGCATAATGTGATGCATGCTTTAGAAATTCCTGCAACAAATCTAATCCAGGCTGTCAAAATGAGGGAAAATCTGCAATTATCTCTGTCACAGACTGGAAATAG AATGAAAGATCTAATGACATTACTCAAATCTTCTCCCTATGTGGAGATAAAAAGCATAATTATTTACTGCAAATTTCAG TCTGAAGCTGACCTGATAAGCAGATATCTATGTGACAACAATATCTCAGCTAAG AGTTATCATAGCTCTATCCCTGCAGAAGATCGACGTCGTATACAGGAAATATTTTGTTTGAACAAGATAAGGGTG GTTGTTGCAACTGTGGCTTTTGGCATGGGACTTGATAAAAGGGATATTGGAGCT GTAATACATTACAGCTTACCAGAAAGCTTGGAAGAATACGTTCAG GAGATAGGCCGTGCTGGACGTGATGGAAGATTGTCGTATTGCCATCTTTTTTTTGATGAGGCTACCTACTTCAAGATGCGTAGTCTTATGTACAG TGATGGTGTAGATGAGTATGCTGTGAAGAAGTTCCTTTGTCAAATTTTCAGTAATACAAATTCATCAGGCAAAATTTGTTCAATAATCAAGGAATCTGCATCTCGGAAATTTGATATCAAAGAAGAG TTGGAATTGGATGACCTGCAATACCTGAACTTGCTTCCACAGATCAAGGTTACTTGCACTTTAAATTTCCATCAG ACTTCCCCATCTTTGCTCGCAAATAAAGATATTGTAATTGCAGCAATTTTAAAGAA GTCTGAACTGAAAGACGGGCAGTATGTGTTTGACATACCAAGTACAGCAAATAGCATCAGATGGCAGGCTACTGACTTGTCGAACCATTTGAAGAGTCTAAAG TTGAAGGGAGAGATTACATATGAATTGAAGGATCAGGCATTTTGCTATAGAATTGTGGATGTGCCGAATGATGTTTGTTCTTTGGCAGCAAATATTACAAAGTGGTTATCAGATGTTGAGATCTATAAG GTTCGGAAATTAGATGCAATGTTCAATGCTGCGGTCTTTGCAGTAAAACAGTGTAATAAAGTGGATGGATGTAATGACCATCAACATACCCCTTGCTTACAAAGGAAGATTTTCGAGTACTTCAACAGCAATGATGATGATATCCCCAATATCATGGCTGAAAGCAG CCGCTTTCTGAGAGCCGACATAAAG GTGTTTTTGCAGAGTCATTCACAGGCAAAATTTACCCCCAGAGCTGTTGCTAGGATAATGCATGGCCTCGCCAGCCCAGCCTTTCCTTCTGCAACTTGGTTAAGAACTCATTTCTGGTATCTTTACTGCATCACCAATCTGTGCTTTAAGATTCAGAAGAA GGGAAGATACACGCAGGTAGACTTTAAAGTGGTAATGGAAGCAGCAAGAGCAGAGCTCATGAAATTTGTTTCTCCTAGTGTCGTCTAA